In the Paraburkholderia caribensis genome, one interval contains:
- a CDS encoding ABC transporter substrate-binding protein: MKLHAGRIRNAARLFACSSVASLLCATQAFADKAHDTLVYASDSEVENVSAYQNNLREGVILAHLIWDNLIYEDPATGQFKPELATAWKWESPTSLLLDLRHDVKFQNGDPFTAADVAFTFNYMTAPDSKVITRQNVDWIRSAQKVSDYQVRIELKAPFPAALQYLAGPLPIYPEAYFRKVGPEGFSKAPVGTGPYRVTSIQPGSGVTLVKNPNYFSGSPLGQPKIGTIRFVVIRDPETRAAQLMTGAVDWIWRVPADQAQSLKATPNMTVTGGETMRIGFLTMDDQGTSAPNSPFKDVRVRQAVNYAVNRAALANDLVRGGSQPIYAPCFHTQFGCDTGVAVKYGYDPAKARELLKEAGYPNGFETDLYAYRERDYAEAIIGDLRKVGIVAHLHFLQYAALRTAYRAGKTPMSFQAWGSYSVNDASASLGAFFKGGPDDTAKDPAVMKDIGIADTSNDPAERKAHYAAALKRISEQAYWAPLFSYSTNYAFTADLNFQPWPDELPRFYQASWK; this comes from the coding sequence GTGCGCAACCCAGGCATTCGCGGACAAGGCGCACGACACCTTGGTCTATGCATCGGACAGCGAAGTCGAGAATGTGTCCGCATATCAGAACAACCTGCGCGAAGGGGTGATCCTCGCGCATCTGATCTGGGACAACCTGATCTACGAGGACCCCGCGACAGGTCAATTCAAGCCGGAACTGGCCACGGCATGGAAGTGGGAATCGCCGACCTCGCTCCTGCTCGACCTGCGTCACGACGTCAAGTTCCAGAACGGCGACCCGTTCACCGCGGCTGACGTTGCGTTCACGTTCAACTACATGACCGCGCCGGACTCGAAAGTCATCACACGGCAGAACGTGGACTGGATCAGGAGTGCACAGAAAGTCAGTGACTACCAGGTACGCATCGAGCTCAAAGCGCCGTTTCCGGCCGCGCTCCAATACCTCGCTGGGCCGTTGCCGATCTATCCGGAAGCGTATTTCCGCAAGGTCGGTCCGGAAGGCTTCAGCAAGGCGCCGGTCGGCACCGGCCCCTATCGCGTCACGTCGATCCAGCCGGGCAGCGGGGTAACGCTCGTCAAGAATCCGAACTACTTCAGCGGCAGCCCCCTCGGACAACCGAAGATTGGCACGATCCGCTTCGTCGTGATCCGGGACCCGGAAACGCGCGCCGCACAGTTGATGACGGGCGCCGTGGACTGGATCTGGCGCGTGCCGGCCGACCAGGCACAATCGCTGAAAGCGACGCCGAACATGACGGTCACCGGCGGCGAGACGATGCGCATCGGCTTCCTGACGATGGACGACCAGGGCACGTCGGCGCCCAATTCGCCGTTCAAGGACGTGCGCGTTCGGCAGGCCGTCAACTATGCAGTCAATCGTGCGGCGCTCGCCAACGACCTTGTGCGCGGCGGCAGCCAGCCGATCTACGCGCCGTGCTTCCACACGCAGTTCGGCTGCGATACGGGCGTCGCGGTCAAGTATGGGTACGACCCGGCGAAGGCTCGGGAACTGCTGAAGGAAGCCGGCTACCCGAATGGATTCGAGACGGACCTGTACGCATACCGCGAGCGCGACTACGCGGAAGCGATCATCGGCGACCTGCGCAAGGTTGGCATCGTCGCGCACCTGCATTTCCTGCAGTATGCGGCACTGCGCACCGCGTATCGCGCCGGCAAGACGCCTATGTCGTTCCAGGCGTGGGGTTCGTATTCCGTCAACGATGCTTCCGCGTCGCTCGGCGCGTTCTTCAAGGGCGGCCCCGACGACACCGCGAAGGATCCGGCCGTGATGAAGGACATCGGCATCGCGGATACCTCGAACGATCCCGCCGAGCGCAAGGCCCACTATGCAGCCGCGTTGAAACGCATCAGCGAGCAGGCGTACTGGGCGCCGCTGTTCTCGTACTCGACGAACTATGCATTCACGGCGGACCTGAACTTCCAGCCGTGGCCCGACGAGCTGCCGCGTTTTTATCAAGCCAGCTGGAAGTAA
- a CDS encoding ABC transporter permease, which translates to MLAYIARRLALALAVAFTVSLVSFALLHLSGDLATSIAGPEASAQQVEEIRTQYGLNRPLPAQYLDWLWHAVHLDFGRSFFFQDTVMDLIGQRLPVTLKLGAVSLALGVVIAIPLGVLAAIFRDTWIDRLSLFVAVIGQAMPSFWFGLALILVFSVWLRWLPVAGNAHWQNFVLPAIALGYYATPSMMRLTRAGMLDVLGADYIRTARAKGLSPARVIFRHALRNALIPVVALTAVELGFMLGGSVVIESVFSLQGLGQLAWDAIGRSDFPVVQAVVLLIAMFYIGLTFLADVANAALDPRLRAG; encoded by the coding sequence ATGCTCGCCTATATCGCCCGCCGCCTTGCGCTTGCGCTCGCAGTCGCCTTCACCGTGTCACTCGTCAGTTTCGCGCTGCTGCATCTGTCGGGCGACCTCGCCACCTCGATCGCCGGCCCCGAAGCGTCGGCGCAGCAGGTCGAGGAAATCCGCACGCAGTATGGACTCAACCGGCCGCTGCCGGCACAGTACTTGGATTGGTTGTGGCACGCCGTGCATCTGGACTTCGGCCGCTCGTTTTTCTTCCAGGACACGGTGATGGACCTGATCGGCCAGCGCCTGCCGGTCACGCTGAAGCTAGGTGCGGTATCGCTCGCGCTGGGCGTGGTCATCGCGATTCCGCTCGGCGTGCTGGCTGCGATCTTCCGCGACACGTGGATTGACCGGCTGTCGCTGTTCGTGGCAGTCATCGGCCAGGCGATGCCGAGCTTCTGGTTCGGCCTCGCGCTGATCCTCGTCTTCTCGGTCTGGCTACGCTGGCTGCCGGTGGCGGGCAATGCGCACTGGCAGAACTTCGTGCTGCCCGCGATCGCGCTCGGCTACTACGCGACACCGTCGATGATGCGGCTCACGCGCGCCGGCATGCTCGATGTGCTCGGTGCCGACTACATCCGCACCGCGCGCGCAAAGGGGCTGTCTCCGGCGCGCGTGATCTTCCGCCACGCGTTACGCAACGCGCTGATTCCCGTGGTCGCGCTCACGGCCGTCGAGCTGGGCTTCATGCTCGGCGGCTCGGTCGTGATCGAGTCGGTGTTTTCGCTGCAGGGACTCGGCCAGCTCGCGTGGGACGCGATCGGCCGCAGCGACTTTCCGGTCGTGCAGGCAGTGGTCCTGCTGATCGCGATGTTCTACATCGGCCTGACCTTTCTCGCCGATGTGGCGAACGCCGCGCTCGATCCGCGCCTTCGCGCCGGCTAA
- a CDS encoding ABC transporter permease: MTTVFSSPCGDATSLDPLVPAPAWHRALRRVVGHRGLAIGAVLLGAIVLAALLAPWLAPHDPYAQDLGSRLIPPLWHANGSWDHPLGTDKLGRDYLSRLLYGARVSLLIGIGAAALSGLIGTTLGVLAGYFGGRTDSAISYVLTTRLAMPVILVALALSALIGTSLKTVILLLGFLIWDRFAVVSRSVTQQLRDAEFMAAAKAIGASTPYILLRELLPNIANALIVVLTLEMAHAILLEAALSFLGLGVPPPLPSWGLMISEGKTYMFFQPWVIVIPGVALAVLVLAINLVGDGLRDLNASDGRSGGSL, translated from the coding sequence ATGACGACAGTATTCTCTTCCCCGTGCGGCGACGCCACCTCGCTCGACCCGCTCGTGCCGGCGCCTGCCTGGCATCGTGCGCTGCGGCGAGTGGTCGGCCATCGCGGCCTCGCGATCGGCGCGGTGCTGCTTGGCGCGATCGTACTGGCCGCGCTGCTCGCACCATGGCTCGCGCCCCACGACCCTTATGCGCAGGATCTCGGCAGCCGTCTGATTCCGCCCCTATGGCATGCGAATGGGAGCTGGGATCACCCGCTTGGTACCGACAAGCTGGGGCGCGACTACCTGAGCCGGCTGCTGTACGGTGCACGCGTGTCGCTTCTGATCGGTATCGGCGCGGCCGCACTGTCCGGCCTGATCGGCACGACGCTCGGCGTGCTGGCCGGCTACTTCGGCGGCCGCACGGACAGCGCAATCAGCTACGTGCTGACGACGCGCCTCGCGATGCCCGTGATCCTCGTCGCGCTCGCGCTGTCGGCGCTGATCGGCACCTCGCTGAAAACCGTCATCCTGCTGCTGGGCTTCCTGATCTGGGACCGCTTCGCAGTCGTGTCGCGCTCGGTCACCCAGCAACTGCGCGACGCGGAATTTATGGCCGCAGCAAAGGCCATCGGTGCCTCGACGCCGTACATCCTGCTGCGCGAGCTGCTGCCGAACATAGCGAATGCGCTGATCGTCGTGCTGACGCTGGAAATGGCCCACGCAATCCTGCTCGAAGCCGCGCTGTCGTTTCTCGGACTTGGTGTGCCGCCGCCACTGCCGTCGTGGGGGCTGATGATCTCCGAGGGCAAGACGTACATGTTCTTCCAGCCGTGGGTCATTGTGATTCCGGGTGTCGCGCTCGCGGTGCTCGTGCTCGCGATCAATCTGGTCGGCGATGGCCTGCGCGACCTGAACGCGTCTGACGGCCGTAGCGGAGGGAGCCTGTGA
- a CDS encoding ABC transporter ATP-binding protein, with amino-acid sequence MSALLEVEDLQVELPTPHGPLRAVRGIDLEIARGEMLCLVGESGCGKSMTSLALMGLLPRRAKRTAQRLRLDGQDLSALNDREMAKLRGNRIAMIFQEPMTSLNPSHTLGSQLVEALRQHRSVTRAQARDRAVYLLERTGMTSAAQRLGQYPHQLSGGLRQRVMIAMALMCEPDLIIADEPTTALDVTIQAQILRMLRELQQEFGTAVLFITHDLGVVARIADRVAVMYAGKLVETAPVGTLFARPAHPYTRGLLDCIPVRGRQRPGTHLTAIPGVVPSLLGEPSGCAFANRCAHASDACTRPPPYLEIEGGHRVRCVLAAGQSATLAEVL; translated from the coding sequence ATGAGTGCGCTGCTCGAAGTGGAAGATCTGCAGGTGGAATTGCCCACGCCGCACGGCCCGCTGCGCGCCGTGCGCGGCATCGACCTCGAGATCGCACGTGGCGAGATGCTGTGCCTCGTCGGCGAATCCGGCTGTGGCAAATCGATGACGTCGCTCGCGCTGATGGGGCTGCTGCCCCGCCGGGCCAAGCGTACCGCGCAGCGGCTGCGGCTCGACGGCCAAGATCTGTCCGCCCTGAACGACCGCGAGATGGCGAAGCTGCGCGGCAACCGGATCGCGATGATCTTCCAGGAACCGATGACCTCGCTGAACCCGTCGCATACGCTCGGCAGCCAGCTCGTCGAAGCGCTGCGCCAGCATCGCAGCGTGACGCGCGCGCAGGCGCGCGACCGTGCGGTCTATCTACTAGAGCGCACCGGCATGACGAGCGCCGCGCAGCGGCTCGGCCAGTATCCGCACCAGTTGTCGGGTGGCCTGCGGCAGCGCGTGATGATCGCGATGGCACTCATGTGCGAACCCGACCTCATCATCGCCGACGAGCCGACCACCGCGCTCGACGTGACGATCCAGGCGCAGATACTGCGCATGCTGCGCGAGCTGCAGCAGGAGTTCGGCACCGCCGTGTTGTTTATCACGCACGACCTAGGCGTCGTCGCACGCATCGCCGACCGCGTCGCCGTGATGTACGCCGGCAAGCTCGTCGAGACCGCGCCGGTCGGCACGTTGTTCGCGCGCCCCGCGCATCCGTATACGCGCGGACTACTCGACTGCATCCCGGTACGCGGCCGGCAGCGGCCCGGCACACACCTGACCGCCATTCCAGGCGTCGTGCCGTCACTGCTCGGCGAGCCGTCGGGCTGCGCGTTCGCGAACCGCTGCGCGCATGCGAGTGACGCGTGCACGCGCCCACCACCTTACCTCGAAATCGAAGGCGGCCACCGAGTGCGCTGCGTACTCGCGGCCGGCCAGTCAGCCACGCTGGCGGAGGTGCTGTGA
- a CDS encoding ATP-binding cassette domain-containing protein, with translation MRDDIALELISLARTFTLRRGLFGSATQLRAVDDVSLRLYRGETLGLVGESGCGKSTLAKMLLGLLEPTSGHVLIGGREIDPRGRRAMARRIQPIFQDPYSSLNPRKTVAQIVALPLKLHGEGSAASQQTEVRRMLDLVGMPARTHDQYPGQLSGGQRQRVAIARALILRPEILICDEPTSALDVSVQAQILNLLLDLKTEFSLSYLFISHNLGVVEHLADRVAVMYRGQIVELADRETLFERPAHPYTRQLLASALTPEPGLGLPALAPLPFTN, from the coding sequence ATGCGCGACGACATCGCCCTCGAACTCATCTCGCTGGCACGCACGTTCACGCTACGGCGCGGGCTGTTCGGCTCCGCCACGCAACTGCGCGCGGTGGACGACGTATCGTTGCGGCTGTACCGCGGCGAGACCCTCGGTCTGGTCGGCGAATCGGGCTGCGGCAAGAGTACGCTCGCAAAGATGCTGCTCGGCCTGCTCGAACCGACCAGTGGCCACGTGCTGATCGGCGGAAGGGAAATCGATCCGCGCGGACGGCGCGCGATGGCGCGCCGCATCCAGCCGATTTTCCAGGACCCATACTCGTCGCTGAATCCGCGCAAGACGGTCGCGCAGATCGTCGCGCTGCCGCTGAAACTGCACGGCGAAGGCAGCGCTGCCAGCCAGCAGACCGAGGTCCGTCGCATGCTGGATCTCGTAGGCATGCCCGCGCGCACGCACGACCAGTATCCAGGGCAGCTCTCCGGCGGCCAGCGTCAGCGCGTGGCGATCGCGCGCGCGCTGATCCTGCGCCCCGAGATCCTCATCTGCGACGAGCCGACCTCCGCGCTCGACGTATCGGTACAGGCGCAGATCCTGAACCTGCTGCTCGACCTGAAGACGGAGTTCAGCCTCAGCTATCTGTTCATCAGCCACAATCTCGGCGTGGTCGAGCACCTTGCCGACCGTGTCGCCGTGATGTACCGCGGACAGATCGTCGAACTCGCCGATCGCGAGACGCTCTTCGAGCGCCCTGCTCACCCATACACGCGCCAGCTGCTGGCATCGGCCCTCACGCCGGAACCCGGCCTCGGGCTTCCCGCGTTGGCACCCCTTCCCTTCACGAACTGA
- a CDS encoding M20 family metallopeptidase: MSREQAIAYATGYFDDGSFGQVLGERVAHRTESQASDNLAALQAYLDGNLIPAFEALGFTCRCVPNPVPGHGPFLLAERIEDPAMLTLLTYGHGDVVHGYDAQWDTGLAPWTLTVDGDRWYGRGTADNKGQHTINLAALAQVLRVRGGKLGYNVKAIVEMGEEAGSPGLADICAANRDALRADLFIASDGPRVSATRPTLFMGSRGSANFTLSVKLRDGAHHSGNWGGLLRSPGIRLVHALASIVDERGQIRVAGLRPPAIPPVVRAALASLSVGGGPNDPAIDTDWGEEDLTPVERVFGWNSFEVLAFKTGNPERPANAIPGHAHAHCQMRFVVGSDAAHFLDHLRAHLEAHGFTDVQVSPYTSFMEATRLDPDDPWVDWGARSIATTLGKAPALLPNLGGSLPNDVFADILGLPTLWVPHSYPACSQHAPNEHMLGSVAREGLQIMAGLFWDLGDEGERIRAARQVG; encoded by the coding sequence ATGAGCCGCGAGCAAGCCATTGCGTACGCCACCGGATATTTCGACGACGGCAGTTTCGGGCAAGTGCTCGGCGAGCGCGTCGCGCACCGCACCGAGAGCCAGGCGAGCGACAACCTGGCCGCTCTGCAGGCCTATCTGGACGGGAACCTGATTCCCGCGTTCGAAGCGCTGGGGTTCACCTGCCGCTGCGTGCCGAACCCCGTGCCGGGGCACGGCCCGTTCCTGCTCGCCGAACGTATCGAGGATCCGGCCATGCTCACGTTGCTGACGTACGGACACGGCGATGTCGTGCACGGCTACGATGCACAGTGGGATACCGGCCTTGCGCCGTGGACGTTGACCGTCGACGGCGACCGCTGGTATGGCCGGGGTACCGCGGACAACAAGGGGCAGCATACTATCAACCTCGCCGCACTCGCGCAGGTGCTGCGCGTGCGCGGCGGCAAGCTCGGCTACAACGTGAAGGCGATCGTCGAGATGGGCGAGGAAGCCGGCTCGCCCGGACTCGCCGACATCTGCGCGGCGAACCGCGACGCGCTGCGCGCCGACCTGTTCATCGCGTCCGACGGGCCGCGTGTGAGCGCCACACGCCCTACGCTCTTCATGGGCTCGCGCGGCAGTGCCAACTTCACGCTGTCGGTGAAGCTGCGTGACGGCGCTCATCACTCCGGCAACTGGGGCGGCCTGCTACGCAGCCCCGGCATCCGGCTCGTGCACGCGCTGGCGTCGATCGTCGACGAGCGCGGGCAGATCCGCGTCGCCGGCCTGCGTCCGCCGGCCATTCCACCAGTCGTGCGCGCCGCGCTCGCGTCGCTGTCGGTCGGCGGTGGCCCGAACGATCCCGCCATCGATACCGACTGGGGCGAAGAGGACCTCACGCCGGTCGAGCGCGTGTTTGGCTGGAACAGCTTCGAAGTTCTGGCTTTCAAGACGGGCAATCCGGAAAGGCCGGCCAACGCGATTCCCGGCCACGCGCACGCGCACTGTCAGATGCGGTTTGTGGTCGGCAGCGACGCGGCGCATTTCCTCGATCATCTGCGCGCACATCTGGAAGCACACGGATTCACCGACGTGCAGGTGTCGCCCTATACGAGCTTCATGGAAGCCACGCGGCTCGACCCGGACGACCCGTGGGTCGATTGGGGCGCACGCTCGATCGCGACGACGCTCGGCAAGGCGCCGGCGCTGCTGCCGAATCTCGGTGGCTCGCTGCCCAATGACGTGTTCGCCGACATTCTCGGGCTGCCGACGCTGTGGGTCCCGCATTCGTATCCGGCCTGCTCGCAGCATGCACCGAACGAACACATGCTCGGTAGCGTCGCCCGGGAAGGCCTGCAGATTATGGCCGGCCTGTTCTGGGATCTCGGCGACGAGGGCGAGCGCATTCGGGCAGCGCGGCAGGTCGGATAA
- a CDS encoding glycosyltransferase family 2 protein produces the protein MRQTGENPALVRPHDLSDCIEEPAPRQTLSSSAPLVTVVMANFNGEKWIGKAIQSMKEQRLTDWELIVVDDASTDASVEVVRSAAADDPRVVLLTSLSNAGPSAARNRALLQATGRWITILDSDDLLAEERLESLVKNAESDGVAIAADDLLIVTESGSLTGHSLLDLRTRRIFDAVELVETPRLGYLKPVIKAELLSGVRYDERMRWAEDFDLLLRTLVKHDARVLVYPPMGYHYRRRDGSLSTDKSADRQSLVGMMDATARFVASHPISARLADACARRRRSLETSLRWVDVTEAVHQKRLAAAVRYAIDHPQVLRCALQFARKRLNLLLRADKRRAGKLWL, from the coding sequence ATGCGACAAACCGGGGAAAATCCGGCCTTAGTGCGTCCTCACGACCTCTCCGATTGCATTGAGGAGCCGGCCCCAAGGCAAACGCTTTCATCATCGGCGCCCCTGGTCACCGTCGTCATGGCGAATTTCAACGGAGAGAAATGGATTGGTAAAGCTATCCAATCCATGAAGGAACAGCGCCTGACAGACTGGGAACTTATCGTTGTCGATGATGCATCCACCGACGCAAGCGTAGAAGTTGTCCGTTCCGCGGCGGCTGACGATCCGCGTGTCGTTCTTCTCACCTCCTTGTCTAACGCCGGCCCCTCGGCCGCCCGTAATCGCGCACTGCTCCAGGCAACCGGTCGCTGGATTACGATTCTCGACAGTGATGACCTTCTTGCCGAAGAGCGCCTTGAGTCACTGGTGAAGAATGCCGAGTCGGACGGTGTCGCAATTGCGGCAGATGACTTGCTTATAGTCACAGAGAGCGGCTCGCTCACCGGGCATTCCCTGCTCGACCTGCGGACGCGTCGGATTTTCGATGCCGTGGAACTGGTGGAAACGCCTCGGCTAGGCTATCTCAAGCCCGTAATCAAGGCTGAACTCTTATCCGGAGTTCGATACGACGAGCGCATGCGATGGGCCGAAGACTTCGATCTTCTTTTGCGCACGTTGGTGAAGCACGATGCGAGAGTACTCGTCTATCCGCCTATGGGTTATCACTATCGGCGGCGCGATGGTTCACTGTCTACTGACAAGTCAGCAGATCGACAGTCGCTCGTCGGTATGATGGACGCGACAGCCAGGTTCGTCGCGTCACACCCGATTTCCGCGCGATTGGCGGACGCCTGTGCGCGTCGGCGTCGGTCGCTCGAAACTTCGCTTCGCTGGGTCGACGTGACCGAGGCTGTCCACCAGAAACGCCTTGCCGCAGCCGTTAGGTACGCAATTGATCATCCGCAGGTCCTCCGTTGCGCCTTGCAGTTCGCTAGGAAGCGCCTAAACCTTCTCTTGCGTGCCGACAAGCGCCGCGCCGGGAAATTATGGCTCTGA
- a CDS encoding type II toxin-antitoxin system RelE/ParE family toxin: MSAPLLKYRILPTARIGIDELRSYIVRTFGWETWRQTSVQLQQTVAHIRQFPESGHTPAELDGFVDDSFRQALSGKNRIIYQVRDDTIYIHLVVDTRRDLLGLLQRIVLRLL; this comes from the coding sequence ATGTCAGCCCCGCTGTTGAAGTACCGCATCCTGCCGACGGCCCGAATCGGCATCGATGAGCTGAGAAGTTACATAGTTCGAACGTTCGGGTGGGAGACATGGAGACAGACGTCGGTGCAGCTCCAGCAAACTGTCGCGCACATCCGTCAGTTTCCCGAAAGCGGCCACACCCCCGCTGAACTCGATGGCTTCGTCGATGACAGTTTTCGACAGGCCCTCTCTGGCAAGAATCGGATCATCTATCAGGTGAGGGACGATACCATTTACATTCACCTTGTCGTTGACACTCGACGCGATCTGTTGGGCCTTCTCCAAAGAATCGTGCTGCGGCTGCTATAA
- a CDS encoding type II toxin-antitoxin system Phd/YefM family antitoxin, whose protein sequence is MHIADHVKPISYLKSEAAQIVKDLTDSGEPLIITQNGEAKLVVQDVRTYEATQQTIALLKILAIGQKQIDRADHIDGDEFFAELNELDRQEKLR, encoded by the coding sequence ATGCATATCGCCGATCACGTAAAGCCAATCAGCTACCTCAAGAGCGAAGCGGCACAAATCGTCAAAGACCTGACCGATTCGGGAGAGCCGCTCATCATCACGCAGAATGGCGAAGCAAAGCTGGTTGTTCAGGATGTGCGGACGTATGAAGCCACGCAACAGACAATCGCACTCTTGAAGATCCTGGCCATCGGCCAAAAACAGATCGACCGCGCCGATCACATAGATGGCGACGAATTCTTTGCGGAGCTTAACGAACTCGACCGCCAAGAGAAGCTTCGCTAA
- a CDS encoding GNAT family N-acetyltransferase translates to MATEPYLTLHNEGSEESPITPMPAIVSTSRAAASAAYSIFHERWWLDIATDGHWHTAAVMQGKRVLGEMPYYFARRGVWRVSRLPPLTRSLGPVIEPIGVGGPAAEFRHRMHVTARLIEQLPRFDSFFQVFDHRVNDALAFALRGFDVSARYTFHIAPGSTSAEAWARMSGKTRNVIRHAATHLSVRPIERPSEFLNFYEANLAARSRTNAYGTIVMGELVNAFVERQAGRLLGAYSRRGQLAGVIGIVWDCNHMYYLLSSRSQTASGGAISLLIWKAIQEAIDRELTFDFDGFSTAAAYAFLSGFGGTLKQRLGVERLGTVYSVARTIRRGVFHRSSEAFSANL, encoded by the coding sequence ATGGCAACGGAACCTTACCTGACACTACACAACGAAGGCTCCGAGGAAAGTCCGATCACCCCGATGCCTGCGATAGTTTCTACCTCGCGTGCGGCGGCATCCGCAGCCTATTCGATTTTCCACGAACGTTGGTGGCTCGACATTGCGACAGACGGCCACTGGCACACAGCGGCGGTAATGCAAGGCAAGCGGGTGCTGGGCGAAATGCCGTACTATTTCGCTCGCAGAGGTGTGTGGCGCGTCTCGCGCCTGCCGCCACTGACGCGATCCCTCGGGCCAGTCATTGAGCCGATCGGAGTCGGCGGTCCTGCGGCCGAATTTCGTCACCGCATGCACGTGACAGCCCGCCTTATTGAGCAGTTGCCGAGGTTCGACAGTTTTTTCCAGGTTTTTGACCATCGCGTGAACGATGCGCTCGCGTTTGCGCTCCGCGGGTTCGACGTTTCGGCCCGATATACGTTTCATATCGCACCCGGTAGCACGTCAGCCGAGGCATGGGCAAGGATGAGTGGCAAGACGCGGAACGTGATCCGGCATGCAGCCACTCATCTGTCGGTACGGCCAATAGAACGGCCGAGCGAATTTCTCAATTTCTATGAGGCCAACCTCGCGGCGCGCTCGCGAACGAACGCTTATGGCACTATTGTCATGGGTGAACTTGTAAACGCTTTCGTTGAAAGACAAGCGGGGCGCCTGCTAGGTGCATATAGTCGGCGCGGACAGCTGGCCGGTGTGATAGGCATCGTCTGGGACTGCAACCACATGTACTATCTTCTTTCGTCCCGTTCACAGACCGCATCCGGCGGGGCAATTAGCCTTTTGATCTGGAAAGCGATCCAAGAAGCGATTGATCGCGAGCTGACGTTCGACTTTGATGGATTCTCTACCGCTGCCGCATACGCTTTTTTGAGCGGCTTTGGTGGAACGCTGAAGCAGCGACTTGGCGTAGAACGGCTTGGTACTGTCTACTCTGTTGCGAGAACAATCCGGCGCGGTGTGTTCCACAGGTCGAGTGAAGCGTTCTCAGCGAATCTCTGA
- a CDS encoding GNAT family N-acetyltransferase, producing the protein MDIQLSTTASMADTAENGRYIVNLLKSAASLEPFHAQWQKLQAESEEYGQNLDYQYCELAAKWTIAEGGMVAIVLVYDTTTLVALWPLSIRRKGLLRVASVLTCGSNEEYGVPLFKGRPTASVCMEIVRAVMHVPADVLEIPFVEVGSLWWQALQTTPQSWIQNLLPDRLNVLPGFTAGLRGFNQWEDFLRTLSPSFRRNLRRYRDKLNAGGNAEFGWCTNIDDAAMVLHWLFANKRQWALERRLRASYLMDDRVQDFFIALAAKTDLETVPLVTFVKFDGVPICASINLVGPRTVEYWIFTYDEAYSRFSAGNLLTEFVARWAHANGRDLDMRPLYNEYKTYWVTRRSRHSTPTVMLTTRGRLGEFALLFGQMSRVRRGLGRVAASALRSAKARAACRWRSRAR; encoded by the coding sequence ATGGATATACAGCTTTCAACCACAGCATCGATGGCGGATACGGCGGAGAACGGACGATACATCGTTAATCTTCTTAAGAGTGCGGCGTCACTCGAACCCTTTCACGCCCAGTGGCAGAAGTTGCAAGCCGAATCTGAGGAGTATGGCCAGAATCTTGACTATCAGTACTGCGAACTAGCGGCAAAATGGACAATTGCCGAGGGTGGGATGGTTGCCATCGTCCTGGTCTACGACACCACTACACTGGTGGCGTTATGGCCACTTTCTATCAGGCGAAAAGGCTTGTTGCGGGTGGCTAGCGTACTGACCTGCGGGAGTAACGAAGAGTACGGGGTGCCACTGTTTAAGGGTCGGCCAACCGCCTCGGTGTGCATGGAGATTGTCCGTGCGGTCATGCATGTGCCAGCTGATGTCCTTGAGATTCCATTTGTCGAGGTTGGCAGCCTATGGTGGCAGGCACTGCAGACAACTCCGCAGTCATGGATACAGAATCTCTTGCCTGATCGACTGAACGTGCTTCCGGGATTTACTGCGGGCCTGCGAGGATTTAATCAATGGGAAGACTTCCTGCGCACGCTCTCGCCATCATTTCGGAGGAACCTGCGACGTTACAGAGACAAGCTGAATGCCGGCGGGAACGCCGAGTTCGGATGGTGTACGAATATCGACGATGCCGCCATGGTTCTGCACTGGCTGTTTGCCAACAAGCGGCAATGGGCGCTCGAACGGCGTTTGAGGGCGAGCTATCTCATGGATGACCGTGTCCAGGACTTCTTTATCGCTCTGGCAGCGAAAACTGACCTTGAGACCGTGCCGCTGGTCACCTTTGTGAAGTTCGACGGTGTGCCGATCTGCGCATCGATCAATCTCGTCGGGCCGCGCACTGTCGAATATTGGATCTTCACTTATGACGAAGCCTATAGCCGGTTCTCCGCGGGCAATCTTTTGACAGAGTTCGTCGCCAGGTGGGCCCACGCTAACGGCCGAGACCTTGATATGCGACCGTTATACAACGAGTACAAGACCTACTGGGTTACCCGGCGATCGCGTCACAGCACGCCGACGGTGATGCTCACTACTCGTGGTCGGCTTGGAGAATTTGCGTTGCTATTCGGTCAGATGTCCCGCGTGCGACGTGGACTGGGCCGGGTAGCCGCTTCTGCCCTCCGGTCCGCGAAGGCGCGCGCTGCGTGTCGGTGGCGCTCGCGGGCGCGGTGA